The genomic segment CTGGGCGATCTGCTGCGGCTCACGGTTGCCGGCGGCGTGCTCGACGACCTCCGGGAAGCGCGCCAGGCGATTCATCAGCGCCTTCTCCTGGTCGGCGTCGAGCTGGGCCAGGCTGGCCATGGCCAGGGCGTGGTCGAAGGGCTTGCCGTCGGCCTCTGCGCGGCGCAGCACGCTGCACACCCGGGCGTGGGCGTACTGCACGTAGTAGACCGGGTTGTCGTTGGACTGCGAGCGAGCCAGGTCGATGTCGAAGGTCAGCTGTGAGTCGGCGCGGCGCGCGGCCAGGAAGTAGCGGGTGGCGTCGCGGCCGACCTCGTCGATCAGGTCGCGCAGGGTGACGTAGCTGCCGGCGCGCTTGGAGAGCTTGACCTCGACGCCGGAGCGGGTGACCAGCACCATCTGGTGCAGCACGTAGTCGGGCCAGCCCTGGGGGATGCCGGTTTCCAGCGCCTGCAGGCCGGCGCGCACGCGGGTCACCGTGGAGTGGTGGTCGGCGCCCTGCTCGTTGATCACCTGCTTGAAGCCGCGCTGCCACTTGTCGAGGTGGTAGGCGACGTCGGGCAGGAAGTAGGTGTAGCCGCCGTCGCGCTTGCGCATCACGCGGTCCTTGTCGTCACCGAAGTCGGTGGTGCGCAGCCACAGGGCGCCGTCCTCTTCGTAGGTGTGGCCACCCTCGATCAGCTTGGCCACGGTGGCTTCGACCTTGCCGTCGTCGTACAGCGAGGACTCGAGGAAGTAGACGTCGAAGGCGACGCCGAAGGCCTTGAGATCGAGGTCCTGCTCGCGGCGCAGGTAGGCCACGGCGAACTCGCGGATGGCGTCGAGGTCGTCGGCATCGGCCTTGGCGGTGACGTGGCGGTCGTCGGCGTGGATCGTCTCCCCGGCCAGGTAGCTTGCGGCGACGTCCTCGATATAGCCGCCGCGGTAGCCATCTTCCGGCCAGTGGGGGTCGTCGGGGCCGAGGCCCTTGGCGCGGGCCTGCACCGAGAGCGCCAGGTTGCTGATCTGGGCGCCGGCGTCGTTGTAGTAGAACTCGCGGGTGACGTCGAAGCCGGTGGCCTCGAGCAGCCGGCAGATCGAGTCGCCGATCGCCGCGCCGCGGCCGTGGCCGACGTGCAGCGGCCCGGTGGGATTGGCGGAGACGAACTCGACCTGCACCTTCTGGCCCTTGCCGATCAGGCTGCGGCCAAAGGTGTCGCCGGCGTCGAGCACCTGCTGCACCACTTGGGCCACGGCGTCGGTGGCAGCGAAGAAGTTGATGAAGCCGGGTCCGGCGATCTCGGTGCTGCTCACGGCAGGTGACTCGGGCAGGGCGGCAACCAGGGCTTCGGCCAGGTCGCGGGGCTTCTTGCCGGCGGGCTTGGCCAGCATTAGCGCCAGGTTGGTGGCGTAGTCGCCGTGGGCCTTGTCCTTGGTGGGGTCGACCTTGATGGTCGGCGCGACGTCGGCGGGCAGCACGCCCTGCTGCTTGAGGGCGGCGAGTGCCTCGTCGAGCAGCGCGATGATGGTCTCTTTCATGAGTGCTCTGATGTCCTGTGGCGCGTGGCGTGGCAACGGCCGAAACGGCTTGGCCGCCCATTATCGGCAATTGCGGGGCTGCTTTAAACCCTGTGGGGTAAAGCAGGTACTAGCGCTGATTGGCAACGTCGCGCGGCTGTTCCAGGCGAGTGCATCGCGAAACCGCTGTAAACCCCTCCCTGGGCGCTCTCTTTTTCATCCATGAAAAAGAAGTTTCGCTCATGCACCCGCCTGGCGCCGCTTGCGTCAACCTCAGCTCAGCGTCTGCGGATCGATATCCAGCGACCATCTGACCCGGCGCGCGTCGCGGCTCGCCTCCAGCCACGCCACCAGCCAGGCGCTGGCTTCGTGGAGCTTGCTGCGCTGTGCGCCGCTCAGCATCAGTTGGACGTGGTAGCGGTTCTGGCGGCGCTCCATGGGCGCCGGTACCGGCCCCAGGCAGTGCACCTCCAGGCTGCCGGCGAGCCACTCGCGCAGGGCTTGGCCGGCGCCGGCAGCCAGCGCGGTGGCGTCGGCCTCGCGGGGGCTCTCGAAGCGCGCCAGCGCCATGAAGCGGTAGGGCGGCAGACCGGCGACGCGGCGCTCGGCGAGCAGCTGCTCGGCCAGCGCATCGTAGCCGGTCTCGGCCAGCAGCCGCAGGTGCGGGTCGTCGCTGTGCAGGGTCTGCACCAGTACCCGGCCGGGGTGCTCGGCACGCCCGGCGCGGCCGGCCACCTGCACCAGCAGCTGGGCGTTCTGCTCCAGGGCGCGGAAGTCGCTGGCGTAGAGGCCGGCGTCGGCGTTGACCACCACCACCAGGGTGACATGCGGCAGGTGGTGGCCCTTGGCCAGCATCTGGGTGCCCACCAGCAGACACGGCTCGCCGCGCTTGACCTCGCCGAGCATGTGCTCGAGGGC from the Halomonas sp. 1513 genome contains:
- a CDS encoding arginine--tRNA ligase, which gives rise to MKETIIALLDEALAALKQQGVLPADVAPTIKVDPTKDKAHGDYATNLALMLAKPAGKKPRDLAEALVAALPESPAVSSTEIAGPGFINFFAATDAVAQVVQQVLDAGDTFGRSLIGKGQKVQVEFVSANPTGPLHVGHGRGAAIGDSICRLLEATGFDVTREFYYNDAGAQISNLALSVQARAKGLGPDDPHWPEDGYRGGYIEDVAASYLAGETIHADDRHVTAKADADDLDAIREFAVAYLRREQDLDLKAFGVAFDVYFLESSLYDDGKVEATVAKLIEGGHTYEEDGALWLRTTDFGDDKDRVMRKRDGGYTYFLPDVAYHLDKWQRGFKQVINEQGADHHSTVTRVRAGLQALETGIPQGWPDYVLHQMVLVTRSGVEVKLSKRAGSYVTLRDLIDEVGRDATRYFLAARRADSQLTFDIDLARSQSNDNPVYYVQYAHARVCSVLRRAEADGKPFDHALAMASLAQLDADQEKALMNRLARFPEVVEHAAGNREPQQIAQYLQDLAADFHTCYNAVKVMVDDDAQRSARLALGLATRQVIRNGLDLLGVSAPEEM